A single window of Syntrophotalea acetylenica DNA harbors:
- a CDS encoding response regulator, producing the protein MNNQILIVEDEARLASLMADYLRQANFDPHILTDGLDAVPWVRENHPALVLLDLMLPGRDGMEICKEVRTFSDVPIIMVTARIEEIDRLLGLELGADDYVCKPFSPREVVARVKAVLRRSGGHSTLHATGLVLEEASLHASLNGHKLDLTAVEFKLLQHLAAHPGRVFSREQLMDRIYSDQRIVSDRTIDSHIKKLRKKIETANPECEVIRSVYGVGYKFEIEE; encoded by the coding sequence ATGAACAACCAGATACTGATTGTCGAAGATGAAGCCCGTCTCGCCTCGCTGATGGCCGATTACCTGCGTCAGGCAAATTTCGATCCCCACATTCTCACGGACGGCCTCGACGCCGTCCCCTGGGTGCGGGAAAACCATCCGGCACTGGTCCTCCTGGACCTGATGCTACCCGGCCGCGACGGCATGGAAATCTGCAAAGAGGTTCGGACCTTTTCCGATGTACCCATCATCATGGTCACCGCCCGCATCGAGGAAATCGATCGGCTTCTCGGACTGGAACTGGGGGCCGACGACTATGTCTGCAAGCCCTTCAGCCCCCGCGAAGTCGTGGCCCGCGTCAAGGCGGTGCTTCGCCGCAGCGGCGGCCACTCGACCCTGCATGCCACCGGACTGGTACTTGAGGAAGCCAGCCTGCACGCCAGCCTGAACGGGCACAAACTCGATCTCACCGCTGTCGAATTCAAGCTTCTGCAACACCTCGCCGCCCACCCCGGCCGCGTCTTTTCCCGCGAACAGCTCATGGATCGCATCTACAGTGACCAGCGCATCGTCTCAGATCGCACCATCGACAGCCACATCAAGAAGCTGCGCAAGAAAATCGAAACGGCAAATCCGGAGTGTGAGGTGATCCGGTCGGTCTACGGGGTCGGGTACAAGTTTGAGATAGAGGAATGA